The Urbifossiella limnaea genome has a window encoding:
- the ppdK gene encoding pyruvate, phosphate dikinase, translating to MSTKHVYFFGGGTADGDGKQKELLGGKGANLAEMSKIGIPVPPGFTITTEVCAAYYDAGKKIPDAAVPEIDAALKKVEEVAGKKFGDAADPLLVSVRSGAALSMPGMMNTILNLGLTDASVEGLAKKTGNPRFAYDSYRRVIDMFGSTAMGCEHEAFEHEIHSLKHEKNVKLDTDLTADDLKELVKRYKAVYKKHVGDDFPQDARKQLYLAINAVFNSWNGNKAIEYRRIERITGLKGTAVNVQAMVFGNTGNGSGTGVAFTRDPNTGENVFYGDYLINAQGEDVVAGIRTPEHIDQLEQEMPAVYKQLMEIRQTLEKHYKDMQDIEFTVQEGTLYMLQTRGGKRTGSAAVRIAVEMAKEGLIDEQTAVKRVAPDSLNHLLQPQLDPKSKVKPVAQGIAASPGGASGKVILSAEAAVAHAAKYPNDPIMLVRKETSPEDVAGMHLAKGILTSTGGKASHAAVVARGWGKPCVVGCEAVKIDEKAQTVTIAGNVVKAGEFLTINGTTGDVMIGKVETIAPTMTGDFATLMTWADKVRKLKIRTNADSPADSLKAREFGAEGIGLCRTEHMFFGEDRIAAVREMILSTTVEGRKAALAKIEPFQKADFVGIFEAMAGLPVTIRLLDPPLHEFLPQKDNKAGAEAVAKQIGVTVEKIFERVDELHEMNPMMGFRGCRLPLVFPEIGDMQVRAIIEAAIEVKKKGKTVLPEIMIPLVGVLEELTILKKRAVAVAEEAMKKAGVQVEYQIGTMIELPRACIAADKIAEEAEFFSFGTNDLTQMTFGFSRDDIKGFMPTYLADKVLPIDPFQTIDFAGVGELMKIGIAKGRASRSANHGQHLKVGICGEHGGDPDSVVFCHQIGMDYVSCSPFRVPIARLAAAQAALGAGQRDK from the coding sequence ATGAGCACGAAGCACGTCTACTTCTTCGGCGGCGGCACGGCGGACGGCGACGGCAAGCAGAAGGAACTCCTCGGCGGCAAGGGGGCCAACCTCGCCGAGATGTCCAAGATCGGCATCCCCGTCCCCCCGGGCTTCACCATCACCACCGAGGTCTGCGCCGCCTACTACGACGCCGGCAAGAAGATCCCCGACGCCGCCGTCCCCGAGATCGACGCCGCGCTCAAGAAGGTCGAAGAGGTCGCCGGCAAGAAGTTCGGCGACGCCGCCGACCCGCTCCTCGTGTCCGTGCGGTCGGGCGCCGCGCTCTCGATGCCCGGGATGATGAACACCATCCTCAACCTCGGCCTCACCGACGCCTCGGTCGAGGGGCTCGCCAAGAAGACCGGCAACCCCCGGTTCGCCTACGACAGCTACCGCCGCGTCATCGACATGTTCGGCAGCACCGCGATGGGGTGCGAGCACGAGGCGTTCGAGCACGAGATTCACTCCCTCAAGCACGAGAAGAACGTCAAGCTCGACACCGACCTGACTGCCGACGACCTGAAGGAGTTGGTGAAGCGGTACAAGGCGGTCTACAAGAAGCACGTCGGCGACGACTTCCCGCAGGACGCCCGCAAGCAGCTGTACCTGGCCATCAACGCCGTGTTCAACTCGTGGAACGGCAACAAGGCGATCGAGTACCGCCGCATCGAGCGGATCACCGGCCTGAAGGGGACTGCGGTCAACGTGCAGGCGATGGTGTTCGGCAACACCGGCAACGGGTCCGGCACCGGCGTCGCGTTCACCCGCGACCCGAACACCGGCGAGAACGTCTTCTACGGCGACTACCTCATCAACGCCCAGGGCGAGGACGTGGTCGCCGGCATCCGCACGCCCGAGCACATCGACCAGCTCGAGCAGGAGATGCCGGCCGTCTACAAGCAGCTGATGGAGATCCGGCAGACGCTCGAGAAGCACTACAAGGACATGCAGGACATCGAGTTCACGGTACAGGAAGGGACCCTGTACATGCTCCAGACCCGCGGCGGCAAGCGGACCGGCAGCGCGGCCGTGCGGATCGCCGTCGAGATGGCGAAGGAGGGCCTGATCGACGAGCAGACGGCCGTGAAGCGCGTCGCCCCGGACAGCCTGAACCACCTGCTTCAGCCGCAGCTCGACCCCAAGAGCAAGGTGAAGCCGGTGGCCCAGGGCATCGCCGCCAGCCCCGGCGGCGCGTCGGGCAAGGTGATCCTGTCGGCCGAGGCCGCAGTGGCGCACGCGGCGAAGTACCCGAACGACCCGATCATGCTCGTCCGCAAGGAGACGAGCCCCGAGGACGTGGCGGGGATGCACCTGGCGAAGGGGATTCTGACCAGCACCGGCGGCAAGGCGAGCCACGCCGCCGTCGTCGCCCGCGGCTGGGGCAAGCCGTGCGTCGTCGGCTGCGAGGCCGTGAAGATCGACGAGAAGGCCCAGACCGTCACCATCGCCGGGAACGTGGTGAAGGCCGGCGAGTTCCTGACGATCAACGGCACCACCGGCGACGTGATGATCGGCAAGGTCGAGACGATCGCCCCGACGATGACCGGCGACTTCGCCACGCTGATGACGTGGGCCGACAAGGTCCGGAAGCTCAAGATCCGCACCAACGCCGACAGCCCGGCCGACTCGCTGAAGGCCCGCGAGTTCGGGGCCGAAGGCATCGGCCTGTGCCGGACCGAGCACATGTTTTTCGGCGAGGACCGCATCGCGGCCGTCCGCGAGATGATCCTCAGCACGACCGTCGAGGGCCGCAAGGCGGCGCTGGCGAAGATCGAGCCGTTCCAGAAGGCCGACTTCGTCGGCATCTTCGAGGCGATGGCCGGGCTGCCGGTGACGATCCGCCTGCTCGACCCGCCGCTGCACGAGTTCCTGCCGCAGAAGGACAACAAGGCCGGCGCCGAGGCCGTCGCCAAGCAGATCGGCGTGACGGTCGAGAAGATTTTCGAGCGTGTGGACGAGCTGCACGAGATGAACCCGATGATGGGGTTCCGCGGCTGCCGGCTGCCGCTGGTGTTCCCCGAGATCGGCGACATGCAGGTGCGGGCCATCATCGAGGCCGCGATCGAGGTGAAGAAGAAGGGGAAGACCGTGCTCCCCGAGATCATGATCCCGCTGGTCGGCGTGCTGGAGGAGCTGACGATCCTGAAGAAGCGGGCCGTCGCCGTCGCCGAGGAGGCGATGAAGAAGGCGGGCGTTCAGGTCGAGTACCAGATCGGCACGATGATCGAGCTGCCGCGGGCGTGCATCGCGGCGGACAAGATCGCGGAGGAGGCCGAGTTCTTCAGCTTCGGGACGAACGACCTGACGCAGATGACGTTCGGGTTCAGCCGGGACGACATCAAGGGGTTCATGCCGACGTACCTGGCGGACAAGGTGCTGCCGATCGACCCGTTCCAGACGATCGACTTCGCCGGCGTCGGCGAGCTGATGAAGATCGGCATCGCGAAGGGCCGGGCGAGCCGCAGCGCGAATCACGGCCAGCACCTGAAGGTGGGCATCTGCGGCGAGCACGGCGGCGACCCGGACAGCGTGGTGTTCTGCCACCAGATCGGGATGGACTACGTCAGCTGCTCGCCGTTCCGGGTGCCGATCGCCCGGCTGGCCGCGGCCCAGGCCGCGCTCGGCGCGGGGCAGCGGGACAAGTAA
- a CDS encoding Uma2 family endonuclease: MTAPAVFPSPDVLDALAAFGARRLTVAEYHTMHDAGILMEGERVELLDGYIVEKPMRNPPHDVTLQRLTKRLLRLGLAGWEVRIQSAVSFQESEPEPDGSVVRGDEARYATRHPVPADFGIIIEVSDSSLLFDRQVKGKMYAEVAVPVYWIVNVVDRQVEVYSDPDPAATPPAYRTRTDYHPGDDVSLVLDGVAVGTIPAADLLP; this comes from the coding sequence ATGACCGCGCCCGCTGTGTTCCCGTCCCCGGACGTACTCGACGCCCTGGCCGCGTTCGGCGCCCGCCGGCTGACCGTGGCCGAGTACCACACCATGCACGACGCCGGCATCCTGATGGAAGGGGAGCGGGTGGAGTTGCTCGACGGGTACATCGTGGAGAAGCCGATGCGCAACCCCCCCCACGACGTGACCCTCCAGCGACTTACCAAGCGGCTATTGCGGCTCGGACTTGCGGGTTGGGAGGTGCGGATTCAGTCGGCCGTCTCGTTCCAGGAGAGCGAGCCGGAACCCGACGGGTCGGTGGTCCGAGGCGACGAGGCGAGGTACGCCACCCGCCACCCCGTGCCGGCGGATTTCGGCATCATCATCGAGGTGTCCGATTCGAGCCTGCTGTTCGACCGGCAGGTGAAGGGGAAGATGTACGCCGAGGTGGCCGTGCCGGTGTACTGGATCGTGAACGTTGTAGACCGGCAGGTCGAGGTCTATTCCGACCCCGACCCGGCCGCGACGCCGCCGGCGTACCGCACCCGCACTGACTACCACCCCGGCGACGACGTGTCCCTCGTCCTCGACGGCGTGGCCGTCGGCACGATCCCCGCCGCCGACCTGCTGCCCTGA
- a CDS encoding WD40 repeat domain-containing protein, producing MPHARTRALALAVIAGALVTAARAQPDPEPAALAERFAAERAAADKAGFPAGRLAPADDLAAKAAAALKAGNGRGAARYYRDARWQLPFLPAGLPPHVTRVLGESRVRHADHVNSLAYRRDGAVLASASKDGTVRLWDLGNGRELLTYRGHADADAPRGADVFKVAGVDFAPDGKTVASVGGKELHLWDAATGKVVKTLAVVEKDDRPLRAVAYAPDGKAVAVGGDDGVVRVYDPASGKETFKSGPRNARIERVAFSPNGKLIGAADSTGNVGVYAPGLPNPMPMSVPAVERGGPCLGVAFAADGRAVFTCGADNKARLTSGPKADGTPDPDILKDLKQYVGHTDAVTDLALTADGKTLVTGSGDGTVRVWETDTAKQVRLFQGHVVEQVSKSGVTAVAVRLDGKQAASAGHDGSIRLWDLNAADENRPLAGAAGPVWAVALTADGKLAAAAGADKTVRLYDPETGAAAGELTGHAAAVTALAFLADGKLASAGGDRVVKLWDTATRAVVKELPGHELPVLALATDGKLLVSAAADRTARGWDAAAGKGLWTWTGKAAACAAAVRPGGKQVAVGTADGNLAVLDVTGGEPKEVWSGSAHTAGVAAAAYAPAGAALATVGGDGVMQLWELDEAGRPSPGHRFEGTPRADKGGFAPLSAVAFTPDGRFVASAGADAVVRVFDTRTKAEVRGLRGHAEWTTALAFGPGGRLLVSGGADKKVLAFELTPQEGATPVGHMLKINAVAVSPDGKTAATGSDDRTVKLWDVATGRELDTLAGPTDRPQALAFLGADRLAVGSLALSGGSGQLHFWKGRPAKLVSSVTPGEVYALAALPDGSKLAAWTARAVQGEVVKASAYEVYDAGGKSLTVVRDAGRDVRAVAFAADLSLAVAGDATGTIRLWDLATQKQAGGDWPLFAEPLADLGLTADKAKLVAADAAGHVKVADVAKRAVVATAAADAKGVRALVVSPAGDSFVTIGRDGGEVKAWPLAAAGELKPSRVWALPVGVLAAAYTPDGRSLVTANADGTAYVLALP from the coding sequence ATGCCGCACGCCCGTACCCGCGCCCTCGCCCTGGCGGTCATCGCCGGCGCGCTCGTCACCGCGGCCCGGGCACAACCCGACCCCGAACCGGCGGCGCTCGCCGAGCGGTTCGCCGCCGAGCGCGCCGCGGCCGACAAGGCCGGCTTCCCCGCCGGCCGCCTCGCCCCCGCCGACGACCTGGCCGCCAAGGCTGCGGCGGCCCTGAAGGCCGGCAACGGCCGCGGCGCTGCCCGCTACTACCGCGACGCCCGCTGGCAGCTGCCGTTCCTCCCCGCCGGGCTGCCGCCGCACGTCACCCGCGTCCTCGGTGAGAGCCGCGTCCGCCACGCCGACCACGTCAACTCGCTCGCCTACCGCCGCGACGGGGCCGTGCTCGCGTCCGCGTCGAAGGACGGCACCGTCCGCCTGTGGGACCTGGGCAACGGCCGCGAACTCCTCACGTACCGCGGCCACGCCGACGCCGACGCCCCGCGCGGGGCCGACGTGTTCAAGGTCGCCGGCGTCGACTTCGCGCCGGACGGCAAGACCGTCGCGTCCGTCGGCGGCAAGGAACTCCACCTGTGGGACGCGGCCACCGGGAAGGTCGTGAAGACGCTCGCCGTCGTGGAGAAGGACGACCGCCCGCTCCGGGCCGTGGCCTACGCCCCGGACGGCAAGGCGGTCGCGGTCGGCGGCGACGACGGCGTCGTGCGGGTGTACGACCCCGCGAGCGGCAAGGAGACGTTCAAGTCCGGCCCCCGCAACGCCCGCATCGAGCGGGTGGCGTTCTCCCCGAACGGCAAGCTGATCGGCGCCGCCGACAGCACCGGGAACGTCGGCGTGTACGCCCCGGGGCTGCCGAACCCGATGCCGATGTCGGTGCCGGCGGTCGAGCGCGGCGGGCCGTGCCTCGGCGTGGCGTTCGCGGCCGACGGGCGGGCCGTGTTCACCTGCGGGGCCGACAACAAGGCCCGCCTCACCAGCGGCCCGAAGGCCGACGGCACGCCGGACCCGGACATCCTCAAGGACTTGAAGCAGTACGTCGGCCACACCGACGCGGTGACCGACCTGGCCCTCACCGCCGACGGCAAGACGCTCGTCACCGGCTCGGGCGACGGCACCGTCCGCGTGTGGGAGACGGACACGGCCAAGCAGGTGCGGCTGTTCCAGGGGCACGTCGTCGAGCAGGTGTCGAAGTCCGGGGTGACGGCGGTGGCGGTGCGGCTCGACGGCAAGCAGGCGGCCAGCGCCGGGCACGACGGCTCGATTCGGCTGTGGGACTTGAACGCGGCCGACGAGAACCGCCCGCTCGCGGGCGCCGCCGGGCCGGTGTGGGCGGTGGCCCTGACGGCCGACGGCAAGCTCGCCGCGGCCGCGGGGGCGGACAAGACCGTCCGCCTGTACGACCCCGAGACCGGCGCCGCCGCGGGGGAGCTGACCGGGCACGCCGCCGCGGTCACGGCGCTGGCCTTCCTCGCCGACGGCAAGCTCGCCTCCGCCGGCGGCGACCGCGTCGTCAAGTTGTGGGACACCGCGACCCGGGCGGTCGTGAAGGAGTTGCCCGGTCACGAGTTGCCCGTGCTCGCGCTCGCCACCGACGGCAAGTTGTTGGTGAGCGCCGCCGCCGACCGCACCGCCCGCGGCTGGGACGCGGCCGCCGGCAAGGGGCTGTGGACGTGGACGGGTAAGGCGGCGGCGTGTGCCGCTGCGGTGCGGCCGGGCGGCAAGCAGGTCGCCGTCGGAACCGCGGACGGCAACCTCGCCGTACTCGACGTCACCGGGGGTGAGCCGAAGGAAGTCTGGTCCGGCAGCGCCCACACGGCCGGCGTCGCGGCCGCGGCGTACGCGCCGGCCGGCGCCGCGCTGGCGACGGTCGGGGGCGACGGGGTGATGCAGTTGTGGGAGCTGGACGAGGCCGGCCGGCCGAGCCCGGGTCACCGCTTCGAGGGGACGCCGCGGGCCGACAAGGGCGGGTTCGCGCCGCTGTCCGCCGTCGCCTTCACGCCCGACGGCCGGTTCGTCGCCAGCGCCGGGGCCGACGCCGTCGTCCGCGTGTTCGACACCCGCACGAAGGCCGAGGTGCGCGGCCTCCGCGGCCACGCCGAGTGGACCACGGCGCTGGCGTTCGGCCCCGGCGGGCGGCTCCTGGTGTCCGGCGGCGCCGACAAGAAGGTGCTGGCGTTCGAACTGACGCCGCAGGAGGGGGCGACGCCGGTCGGGCACATGCTGAAGATCAACGCCGTGGCCGTGAGCCCGGACGGGAAGACGGCGGCGACCGGCTCGGACGACAGGACGGTGAAGCTGTGGGACGTCGCCACCGGCCGCGAGCTGGACACGCTCGCCGGCCCGACCGACAGGCCGCAGGCGCTGGCCTTCCTCGGCGCCGACCGCCTCGCCGTCGGCTCGTTGGCCCTGTCCGGCGGCTCGGGCCAGCTGCACTTCTGGAAGGGGCGGCCGGCGAAGCTCGTGTCGTCCGTCACGCCCGGCGAGGTGTACGCGCTGGCGGCGCTGCCGGACGGCTCGAAGCTGGCCGCGTGGACCGCCCGCGCCGTGCAGGGCGAGGTGGTGAAGGCCAGCGCGTACGAGGTGTACGACGCCGGCGGGAAGTCGCTGACCGTGGTCCGCGACGCGGGACGCGATGTGCGGGCGGTGGCGTTCGCGGCCGACCTGTCGCTGGCGGTTGCGGGCGACGCCACCGGCACGATCCGCCTGTGGGACCTGGCGACGCAGAAGCAGGCCGGCGGCGACTGGCCGCTGTTCGCGGAACCGCTCGCCGATTTGGGGCTGACGGCGGACAAGGCGAAGCTCGTGGCCGCCGACGCGGCCGGGCACGTGAAGGTGGCCGACGTGGCGAAGCGTGCCGTGGTAGCCACCGCGGCGGCGGACGCGAAGGGGGTACGGGCGCTGGTGGTGTCGCCGGCCGGCGACTCGTTCGTGACGATCGGCCGCGACGGCGGCGAGGTGAAGGCGTGGCCGCTGGCCGCGGCGGGGGAGCTGAAGCCGTCGCGGGTCTGGGCGCTGCCGGTGGGTGTTCTGGCGGCCGCGTACACTCCGGACGGCCGGTCGCTCGTGACGGCCAACGCCGACGGCACGGCTTACGTGCTGGCGCTGCCGTAG
- a CDS encoding adenine phosphoribosyltransferase, which translates to MDLNALIRDVPDFPKPGVLFKDITPLLADPKAFGYVVARMAAHYAKASLGAIAAAEARGFLFAAPLALELNLPLVPLRKPGKLPYKTHSFRYDLEYGSAELHMHIDGVAAGARVLLVDDVLATGGTMAAAGKLIEQAGGTVAGCAFLIELGFLGGRAHLPGYEVFSLLTY; encoded by the coding sequence ATGGACCTGAACGCGCTCATCCGCGACGTGCCCGACTTCCCCAAGCCGGGCGTCCTGTTCAAGGACATCACCCCCCTCCTCGCCGACCCCAAAGCCTTCGGCTACGTCGTCGCCCGGATGGCCGCTCACTACGCGAAGGCGTCGCTCGGTGCGATCGCCGCCGCCGAGGCCCGCGGGTTCCTGTTCGCGGCGCCGCTGGCACTCGAGCTGAACCTGCCGCTCGTGCCGCTCCGCAAGCCGGGCAAGCTGCCGTACAAGACGCACTCGTTCCGCTACGACCTGGAGTACGGCTCGGCCGAACTCCACATGCACATTGACGGCGTCGCCGCCGGGGCGCGGGTGCTGCTGGTGGACGACGTGCTCGCCACCGGCGGCACGATGGCCGCGGCCGGGAAGTTGATCGAGCAGGCCGGCGGGACCGTCGCCGGGTGTGCGTTCCTGATTGAACTCGGGTTCCTCGGCGGGCGGGCGCACCTGCCCGGGTACGAGGTGTTCAGCCTCCTCACCTACTAA
- a CDS encoding TatD family hydrolase produces the protein MIDTHAHLFDDRFAADLPAVLGRAAAAGVERVVCLGIDAETSRAAVRISEAHPLVVAAVGIQPNHTAEADPCDWDEVVRLAESEPSVAAIGETGLDRYWDRAPFALQEDYFARHIDLARRLGRAFVIHCREAEADVVKVLRAEYDRHGPVRAVMHSFSGDAATARACLDMGLYVSFAGMVTYKTAQQLLDVAAGVPLDRLLIETDAPYLAPVPHRGQRNEPGYVVHTAACLAEVKGVPVGVIDEHTTRNARALFGLG, from the coding sequence ATGATCGACACCCACGCACACCTGTTCGACGACCGGTTCGCGGCCGACCTGCCCGCGGTCCTCGGCCGCGCCGCGGCCGCCGGCGTCGAGCGCGTCGTCTGCCTCGGTATCGACGCTGAAACGAGCCGCGCCGCCGTCCGCATCTCCGAGGCGCACCCACTCGTGGTCGCGGCCGTCGGCATCCAGCCGAACCACACCGCGGAGGCCGACCCCTGCGACTGGGACGAGGTGGTCCGCCTCGCGGAGTCGGAGCCGAGCGTGGCGGCGATCGGCGAGACGGGCCTGGACCGCTACTGGGACCGGGCGCCGTTTGCGCTGCAGGAAGACTACTTCGCCCGCCACATCGATCTCGCCCGGCGACTCGGCAGGGCGTTCGTCATCCACTGCCGCGAGGCCGAGGCCGACGTGGTAAAGGTACTCCGCGCCGAGTACGACCGGCACGGCCCGGTCCGCGCCGTGATGCACTCGTTCAGCGGCGACGCGGCCACCGCCCGCGCCTGCCTCGACATGGGGCTGTACGTGTCGTTCGCTGGCATGGTGACGTACAAGACGGCACAGCAACTCCTCGACGTGGCGGCCGGGGTGCCGCTCGACCGCTTGCTGATCGAGACGGACGCCCCCTACCTGGCCCCGGTGCCGCACCGCGGCCAGCGGAACGAGCCGGGGTACGTCGTCCACACGGCGGCGTGCCTCGCGGAGGTGAAGGGCGTGCCCGTCGGCGTCATCGACGAGCACACGACGCGGAACGCCCGGGCGCTGTTCGGGCTCGGCTGA
- a CDS encoding DUF1559 family PulG-like putative transporter has protein sequence MSRAPRAFTLIELLVVIAIIAILIGLLLPAVQKVREAAARAKCANNLKQIGIAFHAYHDTAGFVPTAGSDGGVGNNPAVNRLDFGWTYEILQFVEQEPLTRVTSVATIRVTPLAVYGCPSRSGPRVVGSSAKSDYAGNGGTNPNARPTRNCTGPIVLSRDGLSTPTYPGVIRFSAVRDGLSNVLFVGEKIVNLDKTCCADNESWAGPGIDADIIRGSRTNGTGGWTPAQDRRDAGVPDDEYYRFGSAHVGGMNALLGDGSVRIIRYTVDPVQFQRLCHKSDAAPVNFD, from the coding sequence ATGTCCCGCGCGCCGCGTGCGTTCACGCTCATCGAGTTGCTGGTGGTGATCGCCATCATCGCCATCCTCATCGGGCTGCTGCTCCCCGCCGTCCAGAAGGTCCGCGAGGCGGCGGCCCGGGCGAAGTGCGCCAACAACCTCAAGCAGATCGGCATCGCCTTCCACGCCTACCACGACACCGCCGGCTTCGTTCCCACCGCCGGCAGCGACGGCGGCGTCGGCAACAACCCGGCCGTCAACCGGCTCGACTTCGGGTGGACGTACGAGATCCTGCAGTTCGTCGAGCAGGAGCCGCTCACCCGCGTCACCAGCGTGGCGACGATTCGGGTCACGCCGCTGGCCGTGTACGGCTGCCCGAGCCGGAGCGGCCCGCGGGTCGTCGGATCCAGCGCCAAGAGCGACTACGCCGGCAACGGCGGCACGAACCCGAACGCCCGGCCGACCCGGAACTGCACCGGCCCGATCGTCCTCAGCCGCGACGGCCTCAGCACCCCGACGTACCCCGGCGTCATCCGCTTCTCGGCGGTCCGCGACGGCCTGTCGAACGTGCTGTTCGTCGGCGAGAAGATCGTGAACCTGGACAAGACGTGCTGCGCCGACAACGAGTCGTGGGCCGGCCCCGGGATCGACGCCGACATCATCCGCGGCAGCCGCACGAACGGCACCGGCGGGTGGACGCCGGCCCAGGACCGCCGCGACGCCGGCGTGCCGGACGACGAGTATTATCGCTTCGGCTCCGCCCACGTCGGGGGCATGAACGCACTGCTCGGAGACGGGTCCGTCCGCATCATCCGCTACACCGTGGACCCGGTGCAGTTCCAGCGGCTCTGCCACAAGTCGGACGCCGCCCCGGTAAACTTCGACTGA
- a CDS encoding amino acid kinase family protein — protein sequence MIVVKVGGSLYDWPGLGPALRAFVAALDPAPVLVVSGGGGFADAVRMLHRVHGFTEEQAHWLAIDSLWPAAMFLSELLGAGLTDSLTATGDRVSVFDVTTYCRSYPVPLPHSWEVTTDSLAAWVARAVRADQLLLLKSVDVPPGTPWDEAAARGWVDGYFTRALAGFAGRTEAVNLRTWGGNALAGGSR from the coding sequence GTGATCGTCGTGAAGGTCGGCGGCAGCCTGTACGACTGGCCCGGCCTCGGCCCGGCGCTGCGGGCGTTCGTCGCCGCGCTCGACCCCGCCCCGGTGCTCGTCGTCTCGGGCGGCGGCGGGTTCGCGGACGCCGTTAGGATGCTGCACCGCGTGCACGGCTTTACCGAGGAGCAAGCTCACTGGCTGGCGATCGATTCGCTGTGGCCGGCGGCCATGTTTCTCAGTGAACTTCTTGGCGCCGGTCTGACGGACAGCCTCACGGCGACGGGCGACCGCGTCAGCGTCTTTGACGTAACGACCTACTGCCGCTCGTACCCCGTCCCGCTGCCACACAGTTGGGAGGTAACTACCGACTCGCTGGCGGCGTGGGTTGCACGCGCGGTTCGTGCCGACCAGCTACTCCTGCTGAAGTCTGTGGACGTTCCCCCAGGCACACCGTGGGACGAAGCCGCGGCGCGTGGCTGGGTGGACGGCTACTTCACCCGCGCCCTCGCCGGCTTCGCGGGACGCACGGAAGCCGTGAACCTGCGCACCTGGGGCGGAAACGCGCTGGCGGGCGGCTCGCGGTAG
- a CDS encoding hydantoinase/oxoprolinase family protein, whose protein sequence is MGTAGILGLDIGGANLKAATADGRAASVPFALWKQPDRLPAALAELVAQFPDAAELAVTMTGELCDCFETKRQGVNAILDATEHAAAGRPVRVWGTDGAFHTISESRANHLTVAAANWHALATFAGRFAPYHGGILIDIGSTTSDLIPLDSGLPSTYGLTDWTRLQVRELVYAGVRRTPVFAVYPDRVCAELFATTADVYVVLGLLPENEHDTDTANGRPLTVEHALTRLAHVLGADREELGDDHLIHFATRVHDRLRGQLADAARGVYYDQQQAPELRTAIVSGTGEFLARQVIDRVFGGAPIERTVSLNDELGPTVSACAPAYAVAVLAAEGRA, encoded by the coding sequence ATGGGCACAGCGGGCATTTTAGGACTCGACATCGGCGGGGCGAACCTCAAGGCGGCGACGGCCGACGGCCGGGCCGCGTCGGTGCCGTTCGCCCTGTGGAAGCAACCGGACAGGCTCCCGGCCGCTCTCGCCGAGCTGGTGGCGCAATTCCCGGACGCCGCCGAGCTAGCGGTGACGATGACCGGCGAGCTCTGCGACTGCTTCGAGACGAAGCGGCAGGGCGTGAACGCCATCCTCGACGCAACCGAACACGCCGCGGCCGGCCGGCCGGTGCGGGTGTGGGGCACGGACGGGGCGTTTCACACGATCTCGGAATCACGCGCGAATCACCTGACGGTCGCCGCCGCGAACTGGCACGCGCTGGCGACGTTCGCCGGCCGCTTCGCCCCGTACCACGGCGGCATCCTGATTGACATTGGAAGCACGACGAGCGACCTGATCCCGCTCGACAGCGGGCTGCCGTCCACTTACGGGCTGACCGATTGGACCCGCCTTCAGGTACGGGAGCTCGTGTACGCGGGGGTGCGGCGCACCCCGGTGTTTGCCGTCTACCCCGATCGCGTGTGTGCGGAACTTTTCGCCACCACGGCAGACGTGTACGTCGTACTCGGTTTGTTGCCCGAGAACGAACACGACACGGATACTGCGAACGGTAGACCGCTCACGGTTGAGCACGCCCTGACCCGACTGGCCCATGTGCTGGGGGCGGACCGCGAGGAACTCGGCGACGACCACCTGATTCACTTCGCCACCCGTGTCCACGATCGCCTCCGCGGGCAACTCGCGGACGCAGCACGGGGGGTGTACTACGACCAGCAGCAGGCACCCGAGTTACGGACAGCGATCGTTTCGGGCACGGGTGAATTCCTTGCGCGACAGGTGATCGATCGCGTATTTGGAGGAGCACCAATCGAACGCACCGTCTCACTGAACGACGAACTCGGCCCGACGGTGTCGGCGTGCGCGCCGGCCTACGCGGTCGCGGTGCTGGCGGCGGAGGGGCGGGCGTGA